From a single Nematostella vectensis chromosome 3, jaNemVect1.1, whole genome shotgun sequence genomic region:
- the LOC5508984 gene encoding cytidine deaminase produces the protein MSGECKIQQLSEATGQIQDLIKQCFKAKEFSYSPYSKFRVGSAVLTNDNRIFTGCNVENASYGIGICAERTALVKAVSEGFRGFKAIAVCTDVAAYTGPCGACRQFIAEFGLDIEVYMCSTDHSYQLLLIKDLLPRAFTPMDLVNAEK, from the coding sequence ATGAGTGGCGAGTGTAAAATCCAACAACTGAGTGAAGCGACAGGGCAAATACAAGACTTGATAAAGCAGTGTTTCAAAGCAAAGGAATTCTCCTACTCGCCGTACAGTAAGTTTCGAGTTGGCTCAGCAGTGCTCACGAACGATAATAGAATCTTCACTGGCTGCAACGTGGAAAACGCCAGCTATGGGATTGGAATATGCGCCGAAAGGACTGCTTTAGTGAAGGCTGTGAGTGAAGGATTTAGGGGTTTTAAAGCCATTGCGGTCTGTACGGATGTCGCAGCGTACACGGGTCCTTGTGGAGCGTGCAGGCAGTTCATCGCGGAGTTCGGTTTAGATATCGAGGTCTACATGTGTTCCACAGATCACAGTTACCAGCTGTTGCTTATAAAGGATTTGCTTCCTAGGGCATTTACTCCGATGGATTTGGTTAACGCCGAGAAATGA